The following are encoded together in the Streptococcus oralis genome:
- the trpE gene encoding anthranilate synthase component I, with protein MERIIHGDVLSPILAYMRLKGQHKVILESIPRDKETARFSILAYNPVFEIQFENGVLYQNGQVIDRDPLDYLYEVTHKSQHHSDLPFGGGAIGFVGYDMISLYEEIGQIPQDTIGTPDMHFFVYESYMVFDHKKEKIHVIEDALYSDRSQEDLEEALKQVLEELRIPAPNEFEDLDLSPLDFKPHIAPQKFEQMVETARDLIRNGDMFQCVLSQRFSTEVTGNPFDFYRNLRVTNPSNYLYFYDFGDYQIIGASPESLVSVKNGIVTTNPIAGTRPRGATDEEDKALATDLLSDEKETAEHRMLVDLGRNDIGRISETASVQVTKYMEVELFRYVMHLTSVVKGRLLPELTAMDALKATLPAGTVSGAPKIRAMRRIYELETEKRGVYAGAIGYLSATGDMDFAIAIRTMILKNQTAYVQAGAGIVYDSIAQNEYQETINKAKSMTRIGELRP; from the coding sequence ATGGAACGAATCATTCATGGAGATGTTTTATCACCAATCTTGGCTTATATGCGCCTAAAGGGGCAACACAAGGTGATCTTAGAAAGTATTCCGAGAGACAAGGAAACCGCTCGTTTTTCTATCCTAGCCTATAATCCTGTTTTTGAGATTCAGTTTGAAAATGGAGTCCTTTATCAAAATGGTCAAGTGATTGATAGGGATCCCTTAGATTACCTTTATGAAGTGACTCATAAGAGCCAGCACCATTCAGATCTACCTTTTGGTGGGGGAGCCATTGGTTTTGTTGGTTACGATATGATTTCGCTCTATGAGGAAATCGGTCAAATCCCTCAAGATACCATTGGGACACCAGATATGCATTTCTTTGTCTATGAGAGTTATATGGTCTTTGACCACAAGAAGGAAAAAATCCATGTCATCGAGGATGCTCTCTATAGTGATCGCAGTCAAGAAGATTTGGAAGAAGCCTTGAAGCAAGTGCTGGAGGAATTACGCATTCCTGCTCCAAATGAATTTGAAGACTTGGATTTATCTCCGCTAGACTTCAAACCGCACATCGCTCCTCAGAAGTTTGAGCAAATGGTGGAAACCGCTCGTGACTTGATTCGTAATGGTGATATGTTCCAATGCGTGCTCAGTCAGCGTTTCTCAACAGAAGTTACTGGAAATCCTTTTGACTTCTACAGAAATCTCCGCGTGACTAATCCTTCTAATTACCTCTATTTCTATGATTTTGGGGATTATCAAATCATCGGTGCCAGTCCTGAAAGTTTGGTTTCTGTCAAAAATGGCATCGTGACAACCAATCCGATTGCAGGTACGCGACCAAGAGGGGCTACGGATGAAGAGGACAAGGCCTTGGCGACTGACCTGCTTTCTGATGAGAAGGAAACAGCAGAACATCGGATGTTGGTAGACTTGGGGCGTAACGATATTGGTCGCATCTCTGAAACTGCTAGTGTTCAAGTCACCAAGTATATGGAAGTGGAGCTCTTCCGCTATGTCATGCATTTGACCAGCGTGGTCAAGGGACGTTTGCTTCCAGAACTCACTGCCATGGATGCTTTGAAAGCTACACTTCCAGCTGGAACAGTTTCAGGAGCACCAAAGATTCGGGCCATGAGACGCATCTATGAACTGGAAACAGAAAAACGTGGTGTATACGCAGGAGCAATCGGCTACTTGTCTGCGACGGGTGATATGGATTTCGCTATCGCCATCCGAACTATGATTCTCAAAAATCAAACAGCCTATGTGCAGGCTGGGGCAGGGATTGTCTATGACTCCATCGCCCAAAACGAATACCAAGAAACCATTAACAAGGCTAAATCTATGACTAGAATTGGAGAACTAAGACCATGA